Below is a window of Microbacterium saperdae DNA.
GATGAGCATGCCTGCGCGGGGAGTTGGCACCTCTGGTCGCTCTGAGCGCGTTTCAGCGACGACGGGTGCCAATCAGTTCGCGGGTTGAGGTCTGCAGTTGGCACCTGTTGCCGCATCAGCACTCTGAGAGCGACGGCAGGTGCCAACTCCGCCCGGTGGGCATTGCTTCTGCACAGGACGATGTGGAGAAGCATCGTGCACGGATGCCGTGATCGCGGCATGCGTGCACGACCATGTGACCGCAGGATCGAGCGATGTCCCGTCCGCCTCGTGCACTCCCGCCCAGCCTCGGCACCGTTTTCACTCCCGAGCAGGCGAGGGCGGCGGGGGTGACGGCCCGGCGACTGCGCGCGCGCGATCTCGATCACGTCCACCGTGGGCTGCTCGTGATCTCGGCGCCCGATGAAGCAGAGTTCGAAGACGGTGAGCCTTTCGCACGTGATCGCGCGATGCGCACACGGATGCTGCGGCGTGCGCAGTGGTATGACCGGGTGATGGTGGCCCATGCGTTCTTCGTCGGCCGCACGGCCGCGGGCATCTGGCGGCTGCCTGTCGAGTGTGATGGCGAACTGGAGGTCGGTGTTCTTCCGCCTCATCGAGCGCCTCGCCGTCGTGGCATATCCGGTCGTCAGATTGCGAGTCATCTCGTGTCGGTCTGCGAGCGCGATGGGCTTCGGGTCGCTGGTCCCGCATCGACGTGGGCCCTGTTGGCCGAAGACCTCTCGGTGCGCGAACTCATCGTGGTGGGTGACGCCGCCGTTCACGTCCCCCGGGACGAGTTCGCGCGTCGTCGTCCGGAGCAGGCGCTGGCCACCGTGGAACAGCTGCGGGCGGCCGTCGCCGCCGGCTCTCGTCGGGGAGTGGAGAAGCTGCGTGCGGCGGTCGAGCGAGTGTGCACTGCGAGCGCGTCACCTCTGGAGACCGACTTTCGACTGGATGCCGAAGAAGCGGGTCTCCCCGCTCCGACGCTCGACGCGGAGATCCGTGACCGACGGGGCAGACTGCTCGGCGTGACCGAGCTCGCCTACCTGGAGTTCGCGGTGCTGGTCGAGATCGAGGGTGATCATCACCGCACTTCCCGCCGGCAGTGGAACCGCGACATCGAGAAATACGCCGCCTATGTCGCGGAAGGATTCGAAGTCGTCCGACTCACCTCGGCGCACATCCGGAGCGCCGACGCCGTCGGCATCAGCATGGTGCGCGACGCGCTCATCCGCCATGGCTGGCGCCCCTGACCTCTTGCCTCTTGCGCTTGCCGCCTGTGTGGCGCGCACGGAGTTGGCACCTCGCGTCGCTTTGGCGATGCTTACGCGACGAGAGGCGTCAACTTCTTCTGGCGGCGGCGGATGCAGTTGGCACGTGGTGTCGGCATCGGCACGGTAGAACGGCGAGAGGTGTCAACTTCATGCCTGCGCGGGAGCGCAGAAGGGAGGAGGAGCCTCCTCAGGCGATGTAGACCTTGCGCAGCGTCTCGGTGACGGTCCAGGTGGTGCGCTGTCCCTCGAGCAGGCACACCACCGAACCGGGCCCCACCGCGAGGTCGGGTAGCGCAGGGTCGTCGAAGGCGATCGTGGCGTGCCCGGAGAGCACGACGAACACCTCGTCGACCTCGGTGTCGGTGGCGCTGCCCGGCGTCATCTCCCAGATGCCGATCTCGACGCCACCCATTTCGGTGAGTGCATGAACGGCGGTCGTCGGAGAACCCGCGAGCACCTCCGCGGCCGGCAGGGGTTCATGCGCGAGGGGGAGAGCCACGGCGTCCACGCCGGTCCCCGCGGCGAGACCGCTCACGAGTCGAAGCCCATGCCGAGCGCATCGAGCGTCTTGAGGAAGAGGTTGCGCTTGCCGTCGCGGTGGTCGGCCTGGTTCATGGCCGCGCGCACCAGGTTGATGCCGATCGCGGCGGCGGGCTCCGGTGGGAACGGCACGGGCTTCTCCCGCACCATCTTCAGCGCGGTGCGCTCGGTCTCCTCGCCCGCGAGCTTGTCGAGCATGACGTCGGCGGCGAACCGCGCCGCGCCGACACCGAGTCCGGTGAATCCGGTCGCATAGGCCACGCGCCCCTTGCGGGCGGTGCCGAAGAAGGCGCAGAACCGGCTGGACGAGTCGATCGCACCGGCCCAGCGGTGCGTGAAGGAGAGCCCCGCGAGCTGCGGGAACGTCGTGAAGAAGTGCGAGGCGAGGCGCCGGTGGCTCTCCATGCGGTCCTCGTACTCCGGGCGCACCTTGCCGCCGTAGTGGTAGATCGCGTCGTAGCCGCCGAACAGGATGCGGTTGTCGGCGGTGAGGCGGTAGTAGTGGAACTGGTTGGCGCTGTCCGCGAGGCCCTGACGGTTCGACCAGCCGATCGACGCGAGCTGTGCGTCCGAGAGCGGCTCGGTCATCAGCACGTAGTCGTACACGGGGACGGTCATCAGGCGGTTGCGCTTGAGGAGCGAGGGGAAGACGTTGGTGCCGAGCGCCACGGCATCCGCTGTCACGCGTCCGCCATCCGTGATCAGCGTGATCGCCGAGGAGCCGTCCCCTTCGATGCCGCGCACGAGTGTGCGCTCGTG
It encodes the following:
- a CDS encoding cupin domain-containing protein, giving the protein MSGLAAGTGVDAVALPLAHEPLPAAEVLAGSPTTAVHALTEMGGVEIGIWEMTPGSATDTEVDEVFVVLSGHATIAFDDPALPDLAVGPGSVVCLLEGQRTTWTVTETLRKVYIA
- a CDS encoding NAD(P)/FAD-dependent oxidoreductase, producing the protein MGTTVFERQQPPQSVIDDSLRSTAFGVFWLDDVERPAHPPLRGSVHADLVIVGGGYTGLWTAIRAKERDPERRVVLLEASRVAWAASGRNGGFCEASLTHGHENGVNRWPEEIDRLEEMGLENLDGIAQTIARYGMDTDFERTGQMAVAVEPHQVEWYRGEADFLDRDAVQAEVHSETFLAGSWDREGCAMVHPAKLGLELARVATDLGVEIHERTLVRGIEGDGSSAITLITDGGRVTADAVALGTNVFPSLLKRNRLMTVPVYDYVLMTEPLSDAQLASIGWSNRQGLADSANQFHYYRLTADNRILFGGYDAIYHYGGKVRPEYEDRMESHRRLASHFFTTFPQLAGLSFTHRWAGAIDSSSRFCAFFGTARKGRVAYATGFTGLGVGAARFAADVMLDKLAGEETERTALKMVREKPVPFPPEPAAAIGINLVRAAMNQADHRDGKRNLFLKTLDALGMGFDS